ctcgtttgttttcacaacacatctcatctaatcattataacttttccaaattcccacacaaaataaaataaaaaattcaattttttcaaatctcaaaacaacaataatattaaaaaaatatattctaataatattttattcaattttcaacttttatcttaattcatttcatctcatcaacgaaaacaaacgaggctcAAGAATTTCCAACAATATAAACCACATACCCATTTCACTTCCATTTTTATCcttatttatgtgtttttttgtgaatattcgTTCCATCATCGTGTTTTACACCCACAAACTGAAATATAATCAATTCCTACTTTATCTCCGAGAGCTAAGGTCACTTTGGAATCCCATAGTATTAATGCTCAACTGGTTGGCAATCGTAGTAAAATCAACTGATTCAACTCAAGAAAACCTAACACTTCATAGTCAACGTTTTAAAGTTAGCATAAGTTCCTACCAAAATTAGCTTTAGCTTGTAGTTAggtgtattctcttgtatacttcctgtatagTTGGGCTATCCCTATTTCCTTGGAATAAAATCTcctattacctatcaaaaaaaaaagttcctaCCAAAATTGACCTTAGTGTATAACCTATTTCAACCTAATCGGCTTAAAGTAACCTTattcatccaaaatttaatcGATCCAACCCCTGTCCTTTTCTTTATCCGTTAATACTTCTccaaaacattacaaattaccaaagatggcaaacaaaaaaaacccaGAATATTCGATCCAatttttttacaagaaaaagaggctcaagaaaaaaaaaaaaaaaaaaaaaccctttttCCGGGAAACATCCATTGACCCATTTAGCGAAGTAGTAAAGAAGATGATTCCAAGTAAATAATGTGAATATTACCGAGAACATGGAAGGCGAAGCATGGCCTAGAGGACTGAACAAACTGGGCAAGAACACCGGAAAGAGCAGCACCAAAAGCCCAGCCAGTGCTCCTCCTCTATGAGGCCGGTACTGAAGCCTCATCATCCCCAATCGGTTTCTGACTAAGATCAGATCAGAAACTGGTTGTCTTTGCTTCACAGTAAAAACCACCCTAAAGCCCGCTCCAAAAAAATGAATGGAGGAGGTGAACGGATCAGAGCTGTAAGGGCATTAATAGCCTACTTATGTAACCTTCAGTGTCTGTCTACAGCTTGtgaagaaggagagagagagagagagagtaaagcTTCACAGACACGTGGCCTCTCCCACCAAATGCATTATGGGAGGGGTTGCGTGTCGTTTGTATAGAACAAAAAGGAAGTGATGGATGGAGGAAGGATTTTTGCGGTTTTtgtgtaaaaaagaaaaaaaaggaatccGACAGTGCTGTGTTTTCCTGTGAGTTTTACGAAGTCACAGggagttttctttctttcttttgatggCTAAAGATTCGCGGAAAGATCAAAAAGGACCGTTGGAGTGGGTTTCGAACTTTATTGGATTCATTTATACCTTTTTCATGTGAGCACCGACGCTACAGTTAAACATAGGATCGTTGAGATCCATGATGAATGGGCCTCCCTCCCTCCTGGCTGGCGATTCGGACATTAACGCTAACTTGTTTGGTCGCACTCGCACAGGGCCATCGTGTTGGAAGATGAACTACCTATGGTTATCAAGTTGGATTTCGTCATCTCGCCCTACTTTTGCTCACTTTTAAAGTACCATTTGTCACGGCGGTATCACCAGTCGTTATCCCACGTAAAACAGGTAACATATAAGGGATCTATGTTAAGCATTTATCatatgatatagtattagaagataaatttttaaataaaatataataaatgtcatattataaaataatgagaagataataaaaattaagataatgaataataatctaaaaaaattattaaatactctTATGAGAGTATTGCATATTTGTATTCTAGTACAAAAAATTCTATTCGGCAACCATACACCATATatttattgagaaaaaaaaaagtttttctaCTTAATAAGTATGTAGTGTATGATTGCTGAATAGAATAATCTTTtagaaatatgtaaaaattactCAACCAGACAAATATAAAAGTAGTGAAAATCGTCTAAGAGTGCTGTTATGAATCTTATGAATTTGCCCCCTCAAATGTACCACTAGTTTaaattgaactttttttttctaattttctttcaaacttttttaaatatccttaactattaaaaaaatcacaacttcaataatatttactttttttaaccattaataaaaaaaaattaaaatactcgaGCGGTAATTTTGGGTGAGCAAATCCATGGGGCTACGCCTAATGTATTTATCACTCTCTAACTCTTAAAAATCTAAATcttgcaaaatatatatattttattttccttttatggaaaatcatttcttttattttttgttttcatatatctttattttaatggTTCAATTATAGGtcaaatcataaaatatctattttttaaaatttcttgaatccaaaattcattgcaatttgaaagaaaatacaatttttattcTCAACTACCATCCAAAACGAAAAAGTTTCAAtgcatattctaaattattcataattttaaacttgtttcttaaataaagagattttgttgtaactttttatattttaagttgtgaataaaaatttttcGTAATTCATGACATAATGAAAATAGATGATAATTTGAGGTGCAAAATGATTTGTGTAAATCTCTGATAAATTCTTCGAAAAACTTTTACGACGAGTCtcaatttttcaaagggtttgTAATGAGTTTACACACTCTAAACTTGTAACGAGcgatatttttattacaaatcgAGGCAATCTTCTTAAAAATTTCctaatgatcaataaaatttttatttgaattctcaataaataaataaataaagcgaGCTTCgaaatatctattttataagttttttaggaggtcttaaatattcaataaatattataagatatacTTTATATATCTATCTCTCATTCTAAATTTTAGCATAAGTACAAAAATATAGATATCTAGAAGGAATCTTAATTATGTGTATACTTCTCACTGCAATATCTTAATGGTTTAGAGAACTTAGAAGTCACATGGCAAGGGATCTTTTGTAGTAATGCCACTTATATATGTGTACTTGTACTTGTCACACAAGACAATTAAAGACACGTAAAGATCATCTCaaagtttcaaaattattttatgaggtgtatttatttatttatatctctAAGAATGAAGCTCATTCCATAGAACAATAGATGGTAATTGGCATGCATGCCAAACTTACAAGGTTTGGATTGTGCATAATGTTACTAATTGgatttaaatatctttttatttttatttttaaataaaaactttatgGTCATTCACATCATTTTATAGCTTTTCCTAACCACAACTAAATATAACCCAAACTAAATAACTATTAATCATATTGGTGGAATCGCATTCCGCTTGACGAActgtaaaaaattaatatagattgTTTTTGGTATCAATACTATTCACCATTAATTCataaatagtttattatttttttgttattattcattattttattattattattcataaattatctaaaatttCTTCAACATCTAAGGATGACCCACTTATTGATCTTATAATCCTtttgaagttttatttttcttttcacacaCTTAAGGCTGCGTTTAGATGTTGAACTGAGTtaaattctttatgaatagtttTGAGTTGAGTAGGTGAAGTGAGTTAAGTGGAGTTcatctaaaatgaatttaaatgtgtgtgaatattaagatgaatctaatactatttataaaaaattaaaaaatgttgtgaATCCCTCGTGTAAggaagttttgagttgagatgagtttagtaatttgaaagcTGTGTGTTTGGATATTAGACTCAggttaaaattagactaaactgaGTTGATCTTAACTAAGTCTCTCTCAATCAAAATAGTTTTAGGGttggtttggatgttgagttgagaggaaagttgaataaaatatttttaaaatttgaaaattttgaattagttattatattttgtattacaAGTTAgcaaaattgtaatgattagatgagatgagttgaggaaCCAAACACAGCTCGGGGTGTAAAAAAACTGGTGAACCAGTAAACCGGACCGGAATGAACCAAACCAGTGGGATCGGTTCAGTCCCGACTTTGGTTCAATCCggtaccaattttatttttcttaaaactgatCAAAATCAATccggtttttatttttatttttctaaaaccggaccaaccggttcatatatatttttttaaattttgtctattgtatataatttttatatacaatatatagttatatataaaatagtttgtattatatgataaattactaattaatataatattaaattttaaaatcttatatcattttatttattgtattagtagttatactaatattatatagtgtatattaatagttatattaatactatattactatatatcataatatactatattatatattattatatattattatagtatataatacaattataatatatattataatatattattattatattaaaatcaaaatattagaCTGAACCAGACTGAAAATCGGTAAAATTAAAGTACCGGTTTAGAAAAGTAACCGATACGTAATTGGATTTGTTTAAAATTGAACCAAATCAGACTTGTTACACCTCTAAACACAGCCTTAGTTTGGTATTTGTTGAAAAATGCCACATGTACACGTGTAATTAGGTCAAATTGGTATTGTCCTCTTcagtaaagaaaagaaattcaaattctaAGAGAAATTCTAGGTATAagtcctttttatttatttattttttataatgagaAATTCATGCATTCGCATTAAATAAAATCcttataaatagagtttttattaagtcAAATAGCTTAACTTACAAATGAAGGACAATAATCTCACTACATCACACTGTCATCAACTTTCCATGCATATCTAGCCAATTAATCTGCACAATTCTTACTTCTTGAAAACCTCTCAAAAGCCTGCGAATAtcctatagaagaaaatcaaagtCTGTTAGGATTTCAACATTATCATTTAAAGACTTGACAAATATCAAATAATCAGTTTCTAACAAAACTTTCGAAACATCCCATTGAGCACACAATTATAATCTCCTTAACAAAGCAGTAGTCTCAATAAAATTTAGTAGAATAAACTTCCTTTTCAGCTTTATTACAAGCTACTACAATATTACCATTATGATCTCTCAAAATCACTCCTATCTCAGCAGAATTATGTTCACAAAAAGTAGTTTCCCctaataaaatatgagattagttaaattattctattaaatgaTTCTGAGTCAAAGATGATAATGCAAAGagtaattttattcatcatcttaaGTCTCATCATTTCATAatgatattagatgattagagattatttattatattttatttataaatatatcatattatattatgagatgatgagaaaatgaatgataaataaatttgatctaATGTAAAACCGACTAGACTGATCGGACATGAAACAgtttaggccttgtttggttgCAAGATTTAGCTGAGATCAACTCAGTTCAgcctaattttaaactaaatctaGCATCTAAATACCAAactcttaaattactaaattcatctcaattcaaaaccttCTTATATACAggatttacaatatttttcaactcaatacacCTTTATACGTGAgatccataatttttttaaatttcttataaataataataaacttatcttaacatttaaacctatctaaacttatgaattttatataatttacttcacatatttaatttgttattatttataaaaaaactcaattaagGTAACATCCAAACGTTAAAATCAGGCCTCGCCCCAGCGACAAGAACAAGTTGGTCCTCACCAGCAGTCAAAACCTCCGATGGTCCCCTCTGCGTACGAGATCGGAAATCAGTAATTATACGGTTGTGGGTTGGGAGTTACGAGAAAATTAAGACATTCCCAGGGGCAagactctctcttcctctctgtaatctctctctctcagtcttTATCTGTCTTTCTGATAATTCTGGTTGAGCTCCTTCGCCTACACCTCTTAAATTCTTCACCCCCCATCTGATCTCCATTCCTACATTGTAATTAAGACAATAAAAATCCTGCCTCTCTATAGACTTTTTAGCCTAAACtaccctcctctctctctctctctctctccaatggcTGCTCAGTTTTGGTTGCTCCTCAGACGCCTATACCTCACTCTTTACAATTGGACCGTCCTCTTCGGATGGTATGCCAACAATCACATTTCTCTGGATGTGATCCTTCTACCCTCTTCCTTCTTTTATTAACAATGCCCGAAGAAATTCATTCTCTACCCTTTATCTATCTCAGGCTTAAAGTCTTGTACCTTGCGGTCCAGACACTCGGGGAGTCCGGCCATGAACACGTTTACGACGCCGTCCAACGCCCGCTTCAGCTCGCTCAAACCGCCGCCCTCTTGGAGGTACTAATACCTCCGTCACTTTTTTCCAGTCTTATATGGATAAATGTTTTCTGGGAAATTATTTCTTAAACCCTCAAATCAGGTCGAAGTCTCAGATCTGTtcggttcttttttcttttcttttctttttccttctgtttctttttctaacattttattttcctttgtcTAACAGATTATTCATGTTCTAGTGGGTGAGTAATCTTTCTTTGCTCCgtaatttagaaaaagaaaaggttttGTTTTGAAACAGAATTAATAACTCTGTGTTCGTAATTAATACAAAGGCCTGGTGAGATCTCCGATAACAGCAACACTGCCACAGATTGGTTCCAGGTTGTATTTGACGTGGGGTATCTTGTGGAGTTTCCCTCAGGTCTCAACCAAAGCTATTCTTGCGTAATAGTAGTTAATACCCAACTATCAAATTATTgttcatttcatttctaaatCTTTCTGTGACGGACGGAGCTCATGATTGGCAGACTCAGAGTCACATACTTGTGACCTCCCTGGTGATCAGTTGGTCCATCACCGAGGCAAGTATTGCATGATTTTCAGTTTTACTTGCTATATACATCAACTGCATTTTCTTTTCGTATTTTGTTCTGTATTTATGTTAGATGAGTGGTTATGTGGTAAACAGTGAACACTGCATGCACACTATGTGTACGAAAAAATTACTGAACCTAGCCCTGTGAGTGTGTATTTCTAAATTTGGTCATTTGGATTTCTTTAAGTACTTCTACAAATTTAAGTTTGAAGTAACATCTTGAATCCATGGAGAATCAATTGCAATGATTAAGTTTGAATAGAAGTTAAAAATGCAGTTCCTAGCTTAAGATTGAACATGTGAGATGTCAACCCTATTGTGCTTCAAGGTACTCTTTATATACCAGAATAGATTAAAGAACCGGGGATTTTATTTTCGATCCTCAAAATGTACTGGAGCCTGATATCAGTTATAATCatgttgatttatttttattgcagaACATAGGGTAGAAAAGAATTcgtccaagaaaaaaaatatagtttggAAAAGAATACAAGAAGTCATTTTTGAGCCAATATTTTGTTACTACAGATTATTCGGTATTCTTTCTTTGGGATGAAGGAGGCGCTTGGTTTTGCACCTTCATGGCTTTTGTGGCTCAGGTATAAACTGTCATTTGTGCCCACTGCTTGGAACAAGAATGATGGGTTTTCTTCATTAAAATTATACATGCAATGCAGGTATAGCTCCTTTTTGTTGTTGTATCCAACAGGTATCACTAGTGAAGTTGGTCTAATATATGTTGCCCTGCCTTACATCAAGGTAAGAATTTTAATGATGCTGaataaagagattttttttttttttttttataagtaatgatGCTGAATCAAGACTTAATTTGTAATGCGTATGTTTTGGTGGACACTAATACCTCTTGAACTGATCACCTGATGTCTACACAAAATTTAAGTTTGGTGTGTTGTTGTGTATATTAAATTGAAGTTGCAATAGTGGGGCTTTGTTAGTAGCATATTGGCCAAGTGTCCAAATGCTTTCCTTTGCATCATTATTTTCGTGGAGTAGGAAGTTTCTCTTGATGTAAAATTGCCGCAActgtttattgtttttatttcatctctctctctctctctctggcccTATCTTCGGGTCATTAATGAAGAATTGCTCAAATTCAGACTCTAGAAAGCAATCTCTTAGCCTTTAGATCTGCATACTAGATTCTACAGAGATAACaatttcatgaatttttttctcaatctcttGGTAAGCATTGAACTGGCTTATATGCTGAATCCATCATCTGTGTCAATCGTTTTCAAAAGGTgatatacaaaagaaaaaaaattggtcaATATGAGTGTTAGTCTGGGGAAGCCAAGTTAGGTGACTGTCCAATACTCATCTTCTGCTTTCTGCTCACAATGCTTTGAAATGCAGTTTGTTCATTA
This genomic window from Carya illinoinensis cultivar Pawnee chromosome 7, C.illinoinensisPawnee_v1, whole genome shotgun sequence contains:
- the LOC122317335 gene encoding very-long-chain (3R)-3-hydroxyacyl-CoA dehydratase PASTICCINO 2A-like, with translation MAAQFWLLLRRLYLTLYNWTVLFGWLKVLYLAVQTLGESGHEHVYDAVQRPLQLAQTAALLEIIHVLVGLVRSPITATLPQIGSRLYLTWGILWSFPQTQSHILVTSLVISWSITEIIRYSFFGMKEALGFAPSWLLWLRYSSFLLLYPTGITSEVGLIYVALPYIKASEKYCIRMPTQWNFAFDYFYASIVCLGIYVPGSPHMYSYMLGQRKRALSKSKRE